One window from the genome of Diospyros lotus cultivar Yz01 chromosome 11, ASM1463336v1, whole genome shotgun sequence encodes:
- the LOC127813288 gene encoding alcohol acyltransferase 16-like, with amino-acid sequence MSSSSSLTFAVSRQEPRLVAPATQTPCELKPLSDIDDQPGLWFQVPVIMFYRKNPSKDGKDPAKIIEVALAETLVFYYPFSGRLIEASNGKLVVACTGEGVLFVEADADIELEHVSDPLRLGFPYLAKLLQDVPGSDGIVGCPLLLIQVTRFQCGGFAFAVRMNHTMSDAFGINQFLIAIAEFAQGKAGSPSVTPVWQREVLFARNPPRVTCLHSEFEPESDLEDQSDGDGNETMINRCFFFGPKEIGALRSHLSPQKRTGCTRFEIITACIWKCRTTALGIDPNESVRISCTINGRGKAGLDIPNGYYGNVFVYPASVSKAEMVSKYPLEYAVELVKKTKSQAIDGEYFRSVADLMVTRGRPMYTRKGTFIVSHTAQIGLDKVDFGWGQPVYGGLAEARYLISFFSSFKDSERGDGILTAICLPGSTMQRFEDELKKITMEAL; translated from the exons ATGTCGTCTTCATCGTCTCTTACTTTCGCCGTGAGCAGGCAAGAGCCACGACTGGTTGCGCCGGCAACACAGACGCCATGTGAACTCAAACCACTCTCCGACATTGATGACCAGCCGGGCCTTTGGTTTCAAGTACCCGTGATAATGTTTTACAGAAAAAATCCTTCCAAGGATGGAAAGGATCCCGCCAAGATCATCGAAGTAGCACTCGCCGAAACCCTGGTTTTCTACTACCCGTTCTCCGGCAGGCTTATCGAAGCAAGCAACGGGAAACTCGTGGTGGCCTGCACCGGTGAAGGGGTTTTGTTCGTAGAGGCGGACGCCGATATCGAGCTCGAGCATGTCAGCGACCCGCTTCGGCTGGGGTTTCCGTACTTGGCGAAGCTTCTGCAAGATGTTCCCGGCTCCGATGGAATCGTCGGTTGCCCTCTCCTTCTCATTCAG GTGACTCGTTTCCAATGCGGCGGCTTCGCCTTTGCAGTTCGCATGAACCACACCATGAGTGATGCCTTTGGGATAAACCAGTTCCTGATCGCCATTGCCGAGTTTGCTCAAGGGAAAGCAGGCTCCCCTTCGGTTACTCCCGTATGGCAAAGGGAGGTTTTATTTGCCAGAAACCCTCCACGGGTCACTTGCTTGCACAGCGAATTCGAGCCAGAGAGCGACCTCGAAGACCAATCCGACGGTGATGGCAACGAAACTATGATCAACCGATGTTTCTTCTTCGGTCCTAAAGAGATAGGAGCCCTTCGGAGCCATCTCTCCCCGCAGAAACGAACTGGATGCACTAGGTTCGAGATAATTACAGCTTGTATCTGGAAATGCCGCACAACTGCGCTCGGCATTGACCCGAACGAGAGCGTTCGAATTTCATGCACTATCAATGGTCGCGGTAAGGCGGGGCTGGATATACCGAACGGGTACTACGGAAACGTTTTCGTCTATCCGGCGTCGGTTTCGAAGGCCGAAATGGTTTCAAAATACCCACTGGAATATGCTGTGGAGCTGGTGAAGAAGACGAAAAGCCAAGCGATCGACGGCGAGTATTTCAGGTCGGTGGCTGATCTTATGGTGACTAGGGGAAGACCAATGTATACGAGGAAAGGAACCTTCATTGTTTCTCATACGGCACAAATAGGATTAGACAAAGTAGACTTTGGGTGGGGGCAGCCGGTGTACGGTGGCCTGGCTGAGGCCCGCTATCTGATAAGCTTCTTCTCGAGTTTCAAGGACAGTGAAAGAGGAGATGGGATTCTTACGGCGATATGTTTGCCGGGGTCGACCATGCAGAGGTTCGAAGATGAGCTGAAGAAGATCACCATGGAAGCCTTGTGA